The following proteins are co-located in the Leishmania major strain Friedlin complete genome, chromosome 30 genome:
- a CDS encoding putative splicing factor 3a translates to MQTNVLERIRALEADIERCIDSIVQQDLFAASIENERHRILLDHFTLQQVGIVRSTAEKLLDVYLDEDDIVQVQNAPAESPDNIAAAVKEFEAKIADIREYHHIYRDLPPVKDELAVPSPRLLDDIFTVHERYGACFDMDAHYNRYSAFMVHTKTLAEGCVSASAEVKKELAPLSPSSVLKWSSMWPGRLDFFSFTKALPQLLLHEVEAHRKIVGFALYKPFVAELLAYLEGFYRRIHPLKPAALERLMAEVESDAEKYWASLVEVKAEVTSVAATTAAASTEDEQADVQDVEDERVEEREAGGAAGSSSKGQTAAPVRIAVGNKVACGLAIPPSLRQHVKKFSLWPLPLIEKLIEDVGQASGTSDGAVASTSKLPTSVADVKMVCLMEAKAAALLQSFLYTTLETTNTSLLRDYSRTLEELENDREVAEQEFLDSLEEVRKNSADTMEGTVAHAAEYNLKLALEDSKGSRRGRHGKASAPAPVAAAPAAPELPLEEEEEQLIGENGEPIPRWLAQLHQLDKMFRCDVCGGTIYKGPKVFREHFGAERHAEGLRRLGVMHHLKSYEGITSIRQVVEMREQLTGGESGFRKRLRDNTDNEEIQDARGHVVTAKEYLRLQQRRR, encoded by the coding sequence ATGCAGACCAACGTGCTGGAGCGTATCCGGGCATTGGAGGCAGACATCGAACGCTGCATCGACTCCATCGTGCAGCAAGACCTATTTGCAGCGTCCATCGAAAACGAAAGGCACCGCATCCTGCTCGACCACTTCACTCTGCAGCAGGTTGGAATCGTCCGTTCCACCGCGGAGAAGCTGCTCGACGTGTACTtggacgaggacgacatTGTGCAGGTCCAGAATGCGCCGGCGGAGAGCCCAGACAacatcgcggcggcggtcaaGGAGTTCGAGGCGAAGATCGCCGACATCCGTGAGTATCACCACATCTACCGTGATCTGCCACCCGTAAAAGATGAGCTCGCCGTGCCTAGCCCAAGGCTGCTCGATGACATCTTCACCGTCCACGAACGCTACGGGGCCTGCTTCGATATGGACGCGCACTACAACCGCTACAGCGCGTTCATGGTGCACACAAAGACGCTGGCGGAGGGGTGTGTTTCGGCGTCGGCGGAAGTCAAGAAGGAGTTGGCTCCGCTGTCGCCATCCTCAGTTCTCAAATGGTCGTCGATGTGGCCTGGTCGATTGGACTTTTTCAGCTTCACaaaggcgctgccgcagctgctgttgcaCGAGGTCGAGGCACACCGCAAGATTGTAGGCTTTGCCCTCTACAAGCCGTTTGttgcggagctgctcgcctACCTGGAGGGCTTCTACCGTCGCATCCACCCTCTTAAGCCGGCTGCGTTGGAGCGTCTcatggcggaggtggagagtGATGCGGAGAAGTACTGGGCATCCCTTGTGGAGGTCAAAGCAGAAGTTACGAGCgtcgcggcgacgacggcggctgcaTCCACAGAGGATGAGCAAGCTGATGTGCAAGATGTAGAAGATGAGCgagtggaggagagggaggcaggcggcgcagcaggatCGTCGTCCAAGGGCCAaacggcagcgccggtgcgcatTGCGGTGGGGAACAAGGTTGCCTGCGGACTCGCGATcccgccatcgctgcggcagcacgtcAAAAAGTTTAGCCTGTGGCCGCTGCCCTTGATAGAGAAGCTGATAGAGGACGTGGGGCAGGCGAGCGGCACCTCCGACGGTGCCGTGGCGTCGACGTCTAAGCTCCCCACAAGCGTCGCCGACGTGAAGATGGTGTGCCTCATGGAGGCCAAGGCCGCCGCTCTGCTGCAGTCGTTCCTCTACACCACTTTGGAGACGACCAACACGTCGCTTTTGCGCGACTACAGCCGCACCTTAGAGGAGCTGGAGAATGACCGCGAGGTGGCCGAGCAAGAATTCCTCGACTCattggaggaggtgcgcaagAACTCGGCAGACACGATGGAGGGTACCGTGGCCCACGCGGCGGAGTATAACTTGAAGCTCGCTCTCGAGGACAGCAAAGGCAGTCGCCGTGGCCGGCACGGAAAGGCGAgtgcgccggcgcccgtCGCGGCAGCCCCGGCTGCACCAGAGCTGCCGCtagaggaggaagaggaacaGCTGATCGGTGAGAACGGCGAGCCCATTCCCCGCTGGCTCGCACAGCTGCATCAGCTGGACAAGATGTTCCGCTGCGACGTGTGCGGTGGCACTATCTACAAGGGCCCGAAGGTGTTTCGCGAGCACTTTGGCGCGGAGCGCCACGCGGAGggtctgcgccgcctcggcgtaATGCACCACCTGAAGAGCTACGAAGGTATCACCTCCATTCGACAGGTGGTCGAGATGCGGGAGCAGCTCACCGGTGGAGAGAGCGGCTTTCGAAAACGACTGCGAGACAACACCGACAACGAGGAAATCCAAGATGCTCGCGGCCACGTGGTGACCGCAAAGGAGTATCTtcgtctgcagcagcgccggcgctga